From a region of the Pochonia chlamydosporia 170 chromosome Unknown PCv3seq00015, whole genome shotgun sequence genome:
- a CDS encoding transposase (similar to Metarhizium robertsii ARSEF 23 XP_007825316.1), which translates to MSNLYGLVEAIEGMLADQQQDFLDNCSQDEVLTARAYSGPGSEYLGELRMVMSQPGLSLLAREHRHAVKSIPSRSCPWPEPIGKCNEDCTVSWQLGIPCSHTIYNKLEAGTFLTKWDVHPRWHLREPTSRNPYRRILDPKVATSLRGRPKNATQPVPESMVINRPASQSRDGLAATGKTIKESKVTRKKAALGPGKQTGVRQAGRRRQLSVRRTRSEWEIISEDEAPEPAPKRQRRGSRRVPAASVSSAAKARTHYTG; encoded by the coding sequence ATGAGCAATTTATACGGACTTGTCGAAGCGATCGAGGGCATGTTGGCTGATCAGCAGCAGGATTTCCTTGATAACTGCTCGCAAGACGAAGTGCTGACCGCACGGGCGTACTCCGGGCCGGGCTCAGAATATCTAGGGGAGCTTCGCATGGTGATGTCCCAGCCGGGGCTTAGTCTTCTCGCCAGAGAACACCGCCATGCGGTCAAGTCAATACCAAGCAGGTCCTGCCCTTGGCCAGAACCGATCGGAAAATGCAACGAGGACTGTACCGTCTCCTGGCAGCTGGGGATACCTTGTAGTCATACAATTTATAATAAGTTGGAAGCAGGAACATTCTTAACGAAATGGGACGTTCATCCTCGGTGGCATTTGAGGGAGCCGACTTCACGCAACCCCTACCGCAGAATACTCGATCCCAAGGTTGCAACAAGCCTTCGAGGGCGGCCGAAGAATGCCACGCAACCTGTCCCGGAGAGTATGGTAATTAATcggccagccagtcaaaGCCGTGACGGCCTGGCAGCAACAGGCAAGACTATTAAAGAGAGCAAGGTTACACGAAAGAAGGCTGCCCTCGGACCAGGCAAACAGACTGGCGTACGACAGGCTGGCCGCAGGAGGCAGCTCAGCGTACGGAGGACCCGATCCGAATGGGAGATCATCAGCGAAGATGAGGCTCCGGAACCTGCCCCGAAACGTCAACGTCGAGGCTCTCGTAGGGTGCCAGCCGCTTCAGTGTCATCCGCCGCCAAGGCTCGAACCCACTACACTGGATAG